The Alcaligenes faecalis sequence GTATACCCGCAAGGACCACCACGAAGTGCGCCAGGATATCGACCGTATCTATACCTTGTTCCCGCGTCTGGCGGAGCGTAAAAAACAATCGGCAGGGACCTTATCCGGTGGGGAGCAACAGATGGTGGCAATGGGACGGGCCATGATTTCCCGGCCTTCATTGCTGCTGCTGGATGAGCCTTCAATGGGTCTGGCTCCCATCATGGTCGAACGGATTTTTGAATTGATCCAGACGATTGCCAAAGAAGGCGTGACGATCTTGCTGATCGAGCAGAATGCGCGACTGGCTTTAGAACTGGGGGATCGAGGCTATGTGATGGAATCAGGCCAGATTATCCTGGAAGGCCCGGCTGCGCAGTTGCTGCATGACCCGAAGGTGAGAGCGGCATATCTGGGGGAAGAGGATTTTGCTGCTTAGGTAGGATTCAGGTTTGGAGGAAAAGCCAATCAGCCCAAAGCCGATTGGCTTTTTTTTGTGCTAAGTCTTATAAGTAGCGCAGATTGACGTATAGGTGTCTGTTTTCGACCCGAAGTGGCCGGAAACGGACGGTGGTCCCGATAAATAAATCAGCCTCCTCTTCACTTATGTCCTATTCCGAGCTCGGCATCGACGAG is a genomic window containing:
- a CDS encoding ABC transporter ATP-binding protein, which produces MSTEPLMLDIRGLDVAYGGIRAVRGLDLRVGKGELVCLIGANGAGKSTTLRAITGLVPAAAGQIEHQGESIIGLPSHQLVRRGVVMVPEGRGIFPQLTIEENLAMGAYTRKDHHEVRQDIDRIYTLFPRLAERKKQSAGTLSGGEQQMVAMGRAMISRPSLLLLDEPSMGLAPIMVERIFELIQTIAKEGVTILLIEQNARLALELGDRGYVMESGQIILEGPAAQLLHDPKVRAAYLGEEDFAA